In the genome of Arachis stenosperma cultivar V10309 chromosome 2, arast.V10309.gnm1.PFL2, whole genome shotgun sequence, the window tctttcttcttctgctcTCTCCTCTTCTCCCTCCACCGCCGCTGCCCCTTCCGCGATCGCCGTCCACTGCGCCGCCACCAGCAGCGCCACCTccaaccaccaccaccctcAACCCCCGTCCTAAACCTTTCCCCCCATTCCCCCCTAACCTTACCGAAGCCCCTGCCTCCTAACCAGTCGCCACCGCTGCCGTGTCACCCTCTTCCGCCGCAACAgccgccaccaccaccacccccaGCCGCTTCTCTGCCCCAATCTCCTTCATTAGCCTACCAGGTTCCGCATCACGTCACCCTTCTATCCATTCATAGTTACTtcatatttttctgtttttgttcatatttaggctagttagatatgcatgttgtagtggattctaggttgttaggtagcctaggatgtggttagtggatttaggtctGATAATTGCGCTGTTCGTGTTTCTTGCTTTATGCTTTTCGCAATTCTGTTGTTTCTGTGATATTGCTATTGTTCATATGCTATAATTTCTTATTTCATGCTGCTTTTTACattacctttttcatgttcaaACCCCTTATATGTGATTGCCGCTAGGTTTATTTTTGATTCATATGAACTATTCTGCTGCTATTTATTTTCCGGGATAGTCCAATTTTAGCCgaaatgctgcccaattttctaTAAAATGTTTCCATTCTTGTCTTGGTTTTGGCATTTTCAACTGTGCTTTCCTTAGCTTTCACCAAACCAATCTATGAATGCCAGGGCACGCATTCTTATTCTCTTTGATCTCCTGGTTCTTAAATTGCATTGTTGATGTTTGATTCCAATTTTTGCCATTTCTATCTCTATCTGAATCATCATCAACCtatttgcctatttgttttcctatttttattatatcctggttttctatttttcaggatgtcagaTTCCCAGAGAAAGGGAAAAGGAAAGGCTACCACTGGCAAACGTAAGAGAGGAGATTCATCTATGTCTATCATAGATCTGATGCATGATGCCTCCTAGCGGGAAAAATACTTTACCGCCCAGGAGAAGGCTGACCAGCTACTCCCTGCTACTGATCCCATCAAGTTTGCAAACTGATACTACGAGTTGAAATATCTGGCGTTTGCAACCTCCAGGAACCTATACTTAGAGCGGACTCTGAAAATCCTAAATGAACTCCAGCAATACACCTCTGATCAGATCAAAGAAACAGGCTGGTTCTTCCGGGAGAGAAACCTTACAGAGGTCAATACATCTTGGGTAAGGG includes:
- the LOC130963049 gene encoding glycine-rich cell wall structural protein-like, which codes for MKEIGAEKRLGVVVVAAVAAEEGDTAAVATGLGRGLRVVVVGGGAAGGGAVDGDRGRGSGGGGRRGESRRRKRGKEEGGGMAVGSGWSAGAVVAGGGGWVVVGWWRGREGEEGFRRGVGHD